Within the Maribacter sp. BPC-D8 genome, the region AGCTAGAACAATGTATCCGGTTTTATTATCGATCATTTTAAAGAAAGGCACGGCATCTACTTCGATACCTTCACGGGTAATAGCTGTAGTGTTTAATTTACCTTGTCTTTTGTAAGTAACATTTATTGTTGAGCCGTTAGCTCCTTTTAGAAGCTCACTCGCATTATCTTCAAAATCTGCTACTTTGATATCGCCAATCTGTATTATTTCATCACCGGCCTTCAATCCTGCTTTATCTGCGGGGTATCCTTGGTGTGGTTCTATAATTAGTAATTTATCATCAAAAGAACGTACCATGGCACCAATACCAGAATATTCACCAGCATTGTTTATGCGATAGGTTTCAACATCTTGTTCGTTTAAGAATTTGGTATAGGGATCCAATTCGTTCAGCATATTTTTAATGGCGGTATCCATTAATTCTGCTGGGTTGGTTTCGTCCACATAGTTCATGTTCAATTCTTTGAACAAGGTGGTAAAGATTTCAATCTGTTTGGCTATTTCAAAAAAATCACTCTTATAACTACTTCCTACAAATAGAAAAGCGATGGCAATTATGGGTACAAGTACTTTTTTACTTATTATTTTTTTCATCAATCTGTAGCTTAAACTTGTTTAAAACGAGCTTCATTTTATGATCTAACTGCTCAAAGGTGGGCATATCCTTACCAAGGTATAAAAATAGAAACGCAAAGTTTGCATCAGTATTGTTAAAAACCAGCGCTTTATTAAGTCTGTAAGACTCTCTAAGTAGCCGTTTAATCTTATTTCTATCGACTGCACTTTTAAAATTTCGTTTAGATACGGTAACCCCTGTTTTAATAGGCACTTCTTTTTGTTCTACGGATAGATAAATTAATTTCAACGGATAAACAGAAATACCCCTACCCTCTTCAAACAACTGGGTAATGAGTACTTTACTTTTTAGTTTTTCCTTTTTTCCGAAGGATGCATCCATTATAAAAGAAGTATTAAAAAGAATTAGCCCCCAATGTGGGGGCGTAAATATCTTAAAGTTTAGAAGAAGAAACTACTCTGCTTGCCAAACATTATTCTCTAAATTGACATCTGCCATTAATTGCGAAGGATCAATAACAATTGCTTTTATTGAAGACATTGGTTTATTAATAGTAAAATTATAGGTTGGGTAAGCCCAAGGCCAGTCTTCTATAACAGTTCTTTCAATACCCTCAAAAGGGTTTGTTTTCTCACCACGCATCATACGTAACGGAGCATAAAAGGTTTCTCTTGAATCATCATTATATACCACCAAAATATCTAAAGGCATTGGCATTAAACCAATACGCTCTAGGGTAACATTAGTGTTGTTTTCTGATGCAGCAACCTCTTTAATTGCATAGTCAATAGTATTTGTTGTTTGTGTCCAATCGGTTAAATACCAATCTAGTTCAAAACCAGATACTTTTTCAGCAACACGTTTAATATCGTTAGGCACCGGGTGTTTAAACTTGAACTCATCGTAGTATTGACGAATAGTTTCCATCAATTTATCTTGACCGATAACATAACCAAGTTGAGATAAAAATATAGAACCTTTACTGTAAGCAGAAATACCATAGGCAAAGTTAAGAGCATAACGATCCGCATACGTACCTTGTGGTTGTTCTTTACCTGAAAGCGCTAAGTTTCTATACCCTTTGTAAGTACCCTCAAAAGGATTCTCTGTTTCGTAGTCCATTATTTCACTCATACAAAGCTTAGAAATAAAAGAAGTAAACCCTTCATCCATCCACTCATGTTTAGCTTCGTTTGTTGCTAGTATATGTTGAAACCAAGAGTGCGCCATTTCATGCGCCATAACACCAACAAGGCTACCAAATTTGCGGTTACCTGTTATTAAGGTAGACATTGCATACTCCATACCACCATCGCCACCTTGAATAACTGAATATTGGTCATATGGGTATTTACCAATGTTCTTGCTAAAAAACTGCATAGCCTCAATAGTTTTAGGCTGAAGGTTTTTCCAGTTCTCTAAAATTTCAGGATTGTCTTTGTAAAGAAAATGAAGCACAGGTCCGTCAGGTACTTGTTGAATATCATGAATATATTCTGGATCTGCAGCCCACATAAAATCATGAACCATAGGCGCTTTAAAATGCCAGGTTAATGTCTTGCCTTTTTGTTTTTTGATTTTAGTACCAGGTGCTTCATAACCATGACCTATTTCGTTAGGGTTTTGTAAATAACCTGTTCCACCAACAGTGTACTCTTTATCAATGGTCAATTTTACATCAAAATCTCCCCACACACCCTGAAACTCACGAGCTATATATGGATCTGCATGCCAACCTTCAAAATCATATTCCGCTAATTTTGGGTACCATTGGCTCATAGATAAGGCAACACCTTCTTCACTATTTCTACCCGAACGTCTAATTTGTAAAGGTACTTGACCTTTAAACTCCATATTAAAAGTAGACTTGGCACCAGCTGCTATCGGCTTAGCTAAATCAACAACTAACACGGTTCCTTCTTCTGAAAAAGTAACCTTACTTCCATCTTGTGTTAAAGAAGTGGCGTGTAAATATCCTATTTCAGTATCGGTAAGCGATGCAATTCTACTTTTCTTTTCTGGCGTAGTCATTCTATCATCTGGATCTGCGATACTTTGCAGGCGAATATCCATTTCACTACCAGGTTGAAAAGCGTTGAAATACAAATGAAAATATACACGTTTTAACTCATCGGGTGAGTTATTCGTGTATACCAAGGTTTGAGTACCGGTATATTGAAAATTGTCAACATTCATATCTACCGCCATGGTATAATCAACATGTTGTTGCCAATAATCTGTCTTGTTTTGTGCCAGCAATCCTATTGAAAAAATAGCTGTTAGAAACGTAAAAAATGATTTAGTCATATGAGTTGTGTGTTAGTATTATAATTTAACCTGTCCTGCAGCTACTTTACTAGCTAAAACTAGTGCGTTGTATGCATTTGCAATTTTACCAGAAGTAGAAATTTCATCTAAAGAACCACTTTTACCTGTGTTTTTGCCTAACACTACTTTCGTTTTAATAGGTAAACCAGATTGTAATATTATTTTTTTCACTTGAGCGGCCGTTAAACTTGGGTATTGAGACATTACCAAAGCAGCAACACCCGCAACACCAGGCGAAGCCATAGAAGTACCCGGAGAATATTCGTATTCGTTATTAGGGTATGAAGAATAGATATCTGTACCTGGGGCAAAAATATCAACATTTATCTTACCATAATTAGAGTAGCTAGCAACTAATTCAGAACCGTATTTAGGATTCAAAGCACCAACTGTAATTACATTGTCAGCAATTTCTGGTCCGTTATTTATTTGATCATTAGGGAAGTTTGCGTTAATAGGGTTGTCTAAGTCAGCACCATCGTTACCCGCTGCGTGTACAAAAAGCACATTGTTGTCAGCAGCATATTTTATAGCATCATTCACCCAGTTAGCATTCGGAGAAAAAGACTTACCGAAACTACCATTGATTACACGTGCACCATTATCAACAGCGTAACGAATACCTCTTGCAATATCTTTATCGTACTCATCACCATTAGGCACGGCTCTAATACTCATAATGGCTACATTATTGGCAACACCGTTTACACCTTTACCATTATTACGTTCAGCAGCGATAATACCCGCTACGTGAGTACCATGACTTTCGTCATCAACTCTATTGTTAGGGTTTCCATTACCGTAATCAACATCGGTAAAATCATAGGCATCATCACCAACAGATTCTCTACCGTTAAAATCTTTATTAAGATTGTAATTAAGTTGTTCAGTGTAATATTTAAGTCCGTTGGTTAAATCTTCAAGAACACCAGGTATCGTTTCATTAATACCGAACATTTGATTTAGTATAGCAACATTGCGCTGCATAGCTTCGTCTGTTGTTTTGATGGTCGATAAATCTTGTTTGGTATAAGTATCTTTTTTTAAATACTTCTTTACATCTGCATCTGCATTTTTTACAGCCTGGTATATAGATTCATACTGCTCTTTACCCTGTAAAGCCTCATTGTATTTAGCATCTAATTTAGTTTTAGCTTTTGATAAGGTAGCGGCGTCACCAATGTTTAAACGAAGCATACGAACGTATTCTAACTGCTCATTATAAGACTCGCCTAAGAAATTATAACCATGAATGTCATCTATGAATCCGTTACCGTCATCATCAATACCGTTACCGGCTTTCTCTTTAGTATTTGTCCATAATACATTAACAAGGTCTTCGTGGTTTAGATCAATACCAGAATCAAGAACGGCAACAATTGTTTTTGTTCCTTTTCTGTTTTTTATGATTTCGCTGTACGCTTTATCGACACTCATACCAGGTATAGTATCGGTAACTAAATCTAAATGGCCCCAGTTATTCTTTTCACTGGTAGTAAGATCAGAAATTTTTAAAGGTGTAGCATCTATGTTTTCAACGGGAGTAAGAACTAGTCCGCTTCCTCCAACTGATTTTGTGCTTCCACACCCGGTTAATACCGCAGCTATTGATAGTGCGAAAATTGATTTTAAATATGTATTTGTCATACGTGGGTAACTTTTTATAATTTAATTATAGTTAAATATGATTGTGTATAGTTAATTGAAGAGTTCATTGAACGTATAAACCTGATTTAAACGAACACCTTTTTCGGTATGCTTTAGTGTACATAATTGATTATGTGCATCATGCTCAAAAAACAGATAGTAATTGTTATCTGCAGCTTCGTTCAAGAATATCGCTTTTTCTGCCATTGTCATTAGTGGTCTAGTATCATAGCCCATAACATAAGGCAATGAAATATGACCTACGGTAGGTATAAGGTCTGCCATGTAGACAATAGTTTTACCTTGATATGAAAATTGCGGTAGCATTTGCTTTTCGGTATGCCCGTCTACAAAACGAATATCAAAACCTAGCGGACTATTTTTTAAAAACTCGCCGTCTGTATGATTAATAAAAGTCATGTGACCACTTTCTTGCATTGGTATTAAGTTCTCTGTTAAGAAAGAAGCTTTTTCTCTTGGGTTGGGTTCTGTTGCCCATTTCCAATGTTTTTCATTGGTCCAAAACTTAGCGTTTTTAAAGGCGGGTTCATATCCGGTTTTATCTTTATTCCACTGAATGGCACCACCAACATGATCAAAATGAAGATGGGTTAAAAATACATCGGTGATATCATCTCTATGAAAACCATGTTTTTTTAAAGAAGAATCTATCGTAAAATCGCCCCATTGATAGTAATAGCCAAAAAACTGATCAGACTGTTTATTACCCATGCCTGTATCAACTAAAATTAATCTATCACCATCTTCAATTAAAAGACTTCTTGCCGCAATATCAATTAAATTGTTATTGTCTGCGGGATTTGTTCTTTGCCAAATTACTTTCGGCACTACGCCGAACATAGCACCACCGTCCAATTTAAAATTACCGGTTTCAACAGGATAAATTTTCATAAGGAGCAAAATAATAAAAGTGTATGAGTTCTTACAATTATTAAGAAAGTATTATCATTTAACCCTTAGATTAAAAGACTTATTGAAGGTGTAGTGGTATTAAAATGAAAATAAGTTGATATGTTGGTAAAGCAAATATGGTATGTAAACATGCAAAAAACTAATCTTCGCTCAATAAATCACCAATAATATGATGTGCCAAAGGTTTGATTAAGTGTTTGTTAACAACAGGGTAGTCTTTTGCCTTATTAGAGTCTAAAGTATCGATCGATGAACTTAATATATATATTTTGCAGTGATCAGTAAGTGTGTCTGGTAATTTAATGTATTCATTTAAAAACTCGAAACCATTCATTCTTGGCATTTTAATATCCAAGAAAATAACATCAGGGTATGCTTCGGTATTGTCTACAATGCTGTTTAAGTGGTCTAGAGCTTCATGCCCAGAGGTCATAGTAGTAATTTGTGAAATATTGTCCTCTTTCGAAATAATGGCTTTATTTATGAAATTATCCACATCCGAATCGTCAATCAATAAAATATTTATATCCTTAGCCATATTATTATTTACCTGATTCATTTGGTATTTTTAAAGTAAAAGTTGATCCTTCACCTATTTTCGATTTTACATCTATTGTTCCATTCAATTTAGACAGCACTTCTTTTACA harbors:
- the rnpA gene encoding ribonuclease P protein component encodes the protein MDASFGKKEKLKSKVLITQLFEEGRGISVYPLKLIYLSVEQKEVPIKTGVTVSKRNFKSAVDRNKIKRLLRESYRLNKALVFNNTDANFAFLFLYLGKDMPTFEQLDHKMKLVLNKFKLQIDEKNNK
- a CDS encoding response regulator gives rise to the protein MNQVNNNMAKDINILLIDDSDVDNFINKAIISKEDNISQITTMTSGHEALDHLNSIVDNTEAYPDVIFLDIKMPRMNGFEFLNEYIKLPDTLTDHCKIYILSSSIDTLDSNKAKDYPVVNKHLIKPLAHHIIGDLLSED
- a CDS encoding S8 family peptidase is translated as MTNTYLKSIFALSIAAVLTGCGSTKSVGGSGLVLTPVENIDATPLKISDLTTSEKNNWGHLDLVTDTIPGMSVDKAYSEIIKNRKGTKTIVAVLDSGIDLNHEDLVNVLWTNTKEKAGNGIDDDGNGFIDDIHGYNFLGESYNEQLEYVRMLRLNIGDAATLSKAKTKLDAKYNEALQGKEQYESIYQAVKNADADVKKYLKKDTYTKQDLSTIKTTDEAMQRNVAILNQMFGINETIPGVLEDLTNGLKYYTEQLNYNLNKDFNGRESVGDDAYDFTDVDYGNGNPNNRVDDESHGTHVAGIIAAERNNGKGVNGVANNVAIMSIRAVPNGDEYDKDIARGIRYAVDNGARVINGSFGKSFSPNANWVNDAIKYAADNNVLFVHAAGNDGADLDNPINANFPNDQINNGPEIADNVITVGALNPKYGSELVASYSNYGKINVDIFAPGTDIYSSYPNNEYEYSPGTSMASPGVAGVAALVMSQYPSLTAAQVKKIILQSGLPIKTKVVLGKNTGKSGSLDEISTSGKIANAYNALVLASKVAAGQVKL
- a CDS encoding MBL fold metallo-hydrolase; amino-acid sequence: MKIYPVETGNFKLDGGAMFGVVPKVIWQRTNPADNNNLIDIAARSLLIEDGDRLILVDTGMGNKQSDQFFGYYYQWGDFTIDSSLKKHGFHRDDITDVFLTHLHFDHVGGAIQWNKDKTGYEPAFKNAKFWTNEKHWKWATEPNPREKASFLTENLIPMQESGHMTFINHTDGEFLKNSPLGFDIRFVDGHTEKQMLPQFSYQGKTIVYMADLIPTVGHISLPYVMGYDTRPLMTMAEKAIFLNEAADNNYYLFFEHDAHNQLCTLKHTEKGVRLNQVYTFNELFN
- a CDS encoding M1 family metallopeptidase, producing the protein MTKSFFTFLTAIFSIGLLAQNKTDYWQQHVDYTMAVDMNVDNFQYTGTQTLVYTNNSPDELKRVYFHLYFNAFQPGSEMDIRLQSIADPDDRMTTPEKKSRIASLTDTEIGYLHATSLTQDGSKVTFSEEGTVLVVDLAKPIAAGAKSTFNMEFKGQVPLQIRRSGRNSEEGVALSMSQWYPKLAEYDFEGWHADPYIAREFQGVWGDFDVKLTIDKEYTVGGTGYLQNPNEIGHGYEAPGTKIKKQKGKTLTWHFKAPMVHDFMWAADPEYIHDIQQVPDGPVLHFLYKDNPEILENWKNLQPKTIEAMQFFSKNIGKYPYDQYSVIQGGDGGMEYAMSTLITGNRKFGSLVGVMAHEMAHSWFQHILATNEAKHEWMDEGFTSFISKLCMSEIMDYETENPFEGTYKGYRNLALSGKEQPQGTYADRYALNFAYGISAYSKGSIFLSQLGYVIGQDKLMETIRQYYDEFKFKHPVPNDIKRVAEKVSGFELDWYLTDWTQTTNTIDYAIKEVAASENNTNVTLERIGLMPMPLDILVVYNDDSRETFYAPLRMMRGEKTNPFEGIERTVIEDWPWAYPTYNFTINKPMSSIKAIVIDPSQLMADVNLENNVWQAE